One Aptenodytes patagonicus chromosome 7, bAptPat1.pri.cur, whole genome shotgun sequence genomic window, caggtgtttttcttttaatatgggGTATTAAATGAAACTTCCTGTGTTGTTTAACCCAAATACTCTCCTGTATGCTTCTAACAGTGCCTCTCTGATTTGTTGCAAACAAGGCTGAACTTGAACTGTATCTTTCAGCATAAACTTTTTTGTCTTCAGAGGTACAAAACTATTTACCTTAGCTGAGACTGTTACAGGGACCTGGAGCACTGCTGATGCTGCAAATTCTTTCGCACTTCGTAGCTCTGGAGGTGTTAGTTTTCTGTGCTGAAGATCTTGGGCTCATTACGGTATGGTGGGGATCCTCCACAGctggtgggggagaggaggaaaccCTGCCGGAAGCGCTGTCATCTGTTGCCTGCAACTGTGAGAGGATGAATGTGATcaactacatttttaataaagaagagTCACagaaggggaggaggcagagctgcagccggGCACCGTCTTTGGAGGTGGTTGGGGATAGTCTGAGCTTGATGTGTCACTTCAGAAGGGCAAGGTGCTGGGTCTGAAGGAGGGGGAAGCTTGGCTCCACTCTTCCCCCTACGATACTTGATAGTTCCCAGGCATCCGCAGTGCTGGGAGACTACGCGGgcttttctgacttttatttcaaGTTCATTTGTTATTTGCTGCCAGAATTCTCCTAAGGAATGTAGACAAGAGGTGGTAAATGGTGATTAATTTAGACAACCTAAGTAGAGGACTCTTGATGGGCTCCCCATGTAATACAAGAAAGTTAACGGCTTGCTGATGTCCTTTTGTGAATGAATTGTGTAGCCTGGTTGTTTAATGGAGTGTTTAAAAATTGTGTTGGCAATAGCTTATGAATAATGTATACAGGAATAATGAAATACCTTACTGCTAAGAAACTGCTGATATGCTGGGGAACTTTCCATCAGATGTGAGAACAATTTTGAAAGCACTGTCTTCTTGGCATGACCTTTATTTATGGTCTTGCTGCTTCAGAGATTGCATTCCCTTTTTAGATACTGCATGTGAAGATGCCTTCCACCACCTCTGCCTCTGTCTTACAGTTTCACCTGATTCCTTTTGCTTCTGTCTGTAAAAGCTCCTGAATTTTGATGAGTTTAGGCTTTATTAAATGAGCGCTGTAAGCACGGAGATATTTGCTGTGCAGCCTTCACCCATTCTAGGTATCTGCACCAAGGCACATTGCATCAAAGGAAGATGGATGCTGGTTTTGTGTCATGGCAATGTCCCATGATGCAGGAAGCAGAAATAGGGCCAagttaatttgaaaaaaagaccAATGTTTCTTTTGCAGGTTTTTGGAGCACGGGCTCCTTGCGTGAGATAAGCAACCCCAGAGTGTCACACACGGATGTTCAGATTTTGATGGATTTTGCAGTGTGAACCCAGCTCTGATGCCTCTAAATTTTCCCCTGTGTCCTCCTCCAGTGCATGAGGCCTCTGAGTGCTTTGGCCATGAGTAGTGGGAAGTCGTCGTGAAACTAAGCAACTAAATCTTGCTTGACCAAAGAGATTAGAAGATTGAGAGTGAATCCCTGCTTTGCAGGGGAGCTCTGGAGGTTGTACTGCCTTAGCTGCAGGAGGAAACAGGCCTCCTAAAAGGCCTCAGCACATAGCTCATCAACAGTGCAGGCATGACGCAATCACAGTCTCTTCCTTTGCTCCTTGTTTTGGCCCTCAGCTGCActccaggagaaaataaaatcataGCTTTGTTTCTCATGCAGGGTTTTCCCCACCTGCACTAAAATGCAGACATATCACAGGAGGGCAGGTGAACGCAGTATGTATCTTATCACTGTCCAGAGTGGTCTCAGCTAAGTGTATGGTAAGAGCAGACCCAGCTTGTGGAGTGTGTAGCTATGtgccctgcctctgctgtggTTTTGTTATGAGTAGCCTAGTGCTCATGCTGCATTTTTGTGTCTGGATTTACACAACAGAGCCCTGAGTCAAAATGTTTCCTGCAATATGGGCAGTATATTATTAGTGTAACGCTAGAACAAAGCAACATGTGATTGATGTCGATATTAGTCAGCTGAGGAAGTGACATCCTCACCTGGAAGGTTTATGTGATGGGTTTTGAAGTCATGTGGTGATGCCAAAAGCAAGCTCCAGGCATGAGGCTACAGGGCAGGAGAGAGAATGGGTTAGAAGAGAGGTTGTACCCTCAGGGTGATCTGCAACTGGCTAAGCAAGAGGATTTGCCAAAATGGAAGGGAAGATTTGCactttttttggcttgtttgctgCTGGGATATTCCTGGGGAGTGCAGTATTTTCGCAGCTACAGGAAAGAAGGTGTATAAAAGGGGTTATTCTAAACACAAGATAGATGGCAGGGACCACCAGAGGAGTTTGACTGATGGCCTAAATGTTTTCAGTAgaacaaataaagagaaaaggtATCTAAAACTTCCTCCATCTCCACCACCCAAAACCCATCCTGCCAGCCAAGAAGTGTTTTCAGCAGAGAGGGTCACAAAGGTCTAGGCTGAGGATCATGGTCAAGTTCAACCAGCCTTTCTCAGGGTAGAAATGCTGCTAGCTGACAGTGTACATCAAAGAGCAGCTTTCAAAAAGGAGACTGTTCTATTATGCAGTTTATTCCACTGATGCTTCTGATGAtcttattaatttctcttttttttaatgtttgtttcttttaggtGAAGAGTGAAGGCCCCAAACTGGTGCCCTTCTTTAAAGCCACTTGTGTCTATTTTGTCCTCTGGCTGCCAACTTCCAGCCCCTCCTGGTTCAGTGCCCTCATCAAATGTCTGCCCATCTTCTGCCTGTGGGTTTTCCTTCTGGCTCATGGAATTAACTTCTTAGTGTCACACCAGAGCGCCAGCCGCATCCTAGCAGGACTCATATTCTCAGCAGTGGGAGACGCCTTTCTCatctggcaggagcagggctacTTCATTCATGGTGAGTGCGGTGTCAGTCTTAAAGGGATGCCACAGTGTCCAGCTGTTACCCTCTTTATTTAGTAATGAGTTGCTGGGCCACGTGTTTTGTTTATTCATGTACAGCTTAAGCCCCGGGCAGTGGGAAGCACTCATCCCTTGACTAAAATCCGTCATGGTTAGAGGAGTCACACCATGGATGAGTCTTTTTCTTGAGCTTCTCTTGAGGTCAGAGAGATAACTGGGGCACGTTTGGTTCCCTGGCACGTGCTCACAGCATCTCAGCTGGCTGGAGCTGGGAAGGTGGCATGGGCAGAATCCCcggggaagagaaggaaatgcTCATGGCACTCGGCAGCTCCCATGAAGCTAAGGGAAGTATCTACCTCCTATCTCTCTGCAGGGAGAGCTGTCAGCCCTTCACTACAAGGATCAGAAATAGGACGCATGGTGCAAAGGTCCTCAGTGGAGAACAGGTGGAGAGGACCCTTATGTTTTGATAGACAAGCCCGTAGCCTGGGCGAGGTGTTTAAGTGGATGCTAGAAACCAAAGCATCAGAAATCTTGTCCTACTTGCAGGTTCGTCAGTATGAATCATGCAGCCTGTTGTACAAGATATGTCTGTTTTGCAAAACATGTAAATAATGGGGAATCAAGGACAAACCTTACCACAATGGCCTGCCTTCTCTACAGAAAAATCCACATCTCTCAGAGCAAAAtaagcttgttttattttgctagttTGCAGACTAGAAGATAATGATTTAGATTAATCATTTAAAGCCACGTTGAACCTGCCTGCAGCAACACTCTCCCTGGCCTTGGACTGTCACAAGAAATCAGCAGCAGTTGAGTCCTTCACTAAACTGACTGGTGGGGTTTCTGAAGTTAATTTAACCAGCACAGGGATCTCACGTAACACCCACCATTAACTGGCTGCTGTGACCATCCCACTGGAAAATGTGATGAGATGAGGGAACTTTTCTGACTTGTGCTGTTGTCAGCTCTGAAAGTCAAAggcttattttttccctctctcatgaGGTCAATTTAGTTTTATTCTGGGATTCCCACAAGCTCTTTCTTTATGAGAGGGAAGTGTGTGAAATGCCAGATATGAAAGGCCAAACGCTCTGAATCTGGTTTTAATCCTGCTTCCCAAGGGCTTATCCCAATCTCATTAAAAGTTCATGTAAAAATTTTTACTGATTTTGGTGGGGTTTAGATTAGGCCCTGAGGATTGGATCTATCTGGCTGAACCTTGGGCATGTTGCTGAGGAGCTCCAGCCTTGGAGCTGGGGTGCCATCACGTTTGTGCTGAGTGTTGGCATTACCACCTATGGGCCTCCTCCTAACAGGGGTACCCGGCTCAGCGCAGGTCACCTCAGCCTGACTGCTTGTGCTTCGTTTTTGCCTCTTGGAGTTGCTCCTTGAGCTGTAGCTTGAAAAACATTCAAGGCCTGATTCTCACCGTGACTGTTTTTGTACATGGACTGTTCTGAGCTTCTCCGTTCCCACGTAGCTGGGATATCTCTGAGTTTCCTCTCCAATTTAGCGCTAGAGGAAGGTCAACCAGTCACGGCAATTCAGTATCTGGTTAATGTGTTTTAATCTGCAAATAAGTTGGATTTTCGACCCTAGTCTCACAACTGAGAAGTGTTGCTCTGTGGGTTtagacacatttttcttcttaaggaGAAGAAAAGCTCTCTTGGAGcattttgaaaatctcagccttcATCCTGGCTGTCTCCTGCCTGCCTCAGTCCGTTCTAATCCCAGCTACCATCTTCTGTAGTGAAGTGTTAACGTTTGCGTTTCAGCTGTTAGCAGATAAAGTGCACTACCCCACTTCATCCTTCACCTCTCCTGCAAAACGTATTTTCTCCTATTTAAAACTCAGCAGGCTGCTGTTATTGACAACTGACAATATTCAACCTTTTGACATCATGGTTTGTGGGAATTTGAAATTTCAGGAGAATAAGAGGAAATACTAGGTAAAAATGTactttctgtttaatttctacggctttcaggctgaaaaaaaagGGTTGGGAACTGGGCTGATTTGAATAGCTTTTGAGACAATGAGTTTATAAAAGGACATTTGTTCATTACTTTATAGGGAAGTGAAAGCCTGGGAACCTACTCCTGGCACActtgactttttttcatttttgctgtttcagtCCACTAATAACACGCTATTTTCTGACTAGTGTCTTACTGCATGTAGAAGATACTTTACAGTGTTAACATCCACCTCCCTTGATAGCAGGCACTTAGAAACAATTTATGCATTCGGTGAAGAAGACGGGGACTAACAAAAAGGTCTTATTGCCAGCCTGAGGGGAAACtccaggggcagggagggggaaggaagcgGACAGAGAGGAGAAGGGCTGATCTGCCTGATGTGGTTGGGAGGGCTGAGCCAAAGGCTGAGAAATGCAAGAGAAATGCACCCCACTCCCTGTGCAGCCGTCACAGGTTTCCCCAGTTCTTGGCTTGATTTGTGGGTGTTGAGTGAGCAAAACTGGGAGCTGACTCTCTTTTTTGTGACCAGCCTACCACATATCACAaaactcctcctgcctttctgggccCCTGCTTGGCTGCCACATCCtgtcctcctctcctcctcctccttgttgcCAGCTGCCTGCATGAAGGACAGCACATTCTTCAGTTCCCCATCCCAGAACTCTCCATATAATGCCATTGAAGGAAAAAACACTCCTCCCTGCTAGGGCGAAGTAACCTTCTCCTTACCGACCCCAGGGCTCTAACCTTTCCTGCACTGTAACACCGTAAACAGCTCGTCCTAAATCCCTCCTCAGTTTCCTCAGTGCTGTGCCCATGACGTGTAATAGCTCTGTGAAACATCAACTTCTCGTTGCCCTCCTTTGcacttctcttccttccccttcatgCTGTCCATTTTCTCCAGCCTCACCTTGCAGACCAGATCCCCAccagccccctccctcctgcGGGTTCCTTTCTCATCCCATCATGGCTGAGCTTTCAGTGGATGTCCGATCTGGTCTTCCTCAAAGGCAGGGAGACACTTCCCCTTCTTTGAGCTGCCTCAACACAAGAGTATTAGGATGACGAAATGTCTGCCAGCAGCAGGTTTTAGTGACTGCCCTTTACACCACAGCATGCTTTAAATGTAAACAAGTGTCCTGCTGGAGGACACAGCTTCCCAGatccttttctccatttcatgCTTTAGAGCTGCATGAAAGCTTCCAGTTACTCTAATAACCCTGCCAGGATAAAGTGGGACAGCCTGCAGCTGCACCATGTGTGGGTCTGGGAACCAGAGGACCAGAGGAGCTGGACTCAGTTTGGGGTCCATTATCTGCAATTGGCATGACAACTAGTAGTCAGCAGCTGTACCAACACATCGTGACATTTTTTGTCAAATGGATTAGTGGCAAGTGAATAACGTATGGGCAGTACCTTGTGACACCCACATCTGGCATTTCTCAGGGGTGTTGTACTTCAAAAGGAagccagcattttattttcactgattGATTCCAGCTAAGGTTCATCTGAATCTTGCAAATAGCCATAAAATTGTTGGCAGATCACATTGGTGCAGTCCCTGAAATATGCCAGCTGCTTCTTTCCAGCTTAGGTTTCTCCTAGCTATGGGCAGAGATGGAGTAGAAGCCAGATTTAGTCCCTGAGTGCCTTTGGATTTCTGGCTAAATACGGTCAGGCTTTGTGTCTGGGTTCGGAGGGGTCGGTAtcttttttcacattttgttCCTACACTGCTCTGATTCCAGCCTTCCTGTTCCACACGTGACCTATGAACAAAACACTTTGGATAGTTAGAAGGGATGATCTTTGGTCTGCCTTGCCCCCACCCTTCATCCAAAGCAGGGGAGGAGGAACCACCTGAAAAACAAGCTTTgttccttctgcagcagcttaATTCACCTGGCCTCTCAGCAAAAAAGCTTGCATTACAACAGAGTTGTACTTGGCTGCAGTTGTAGATGTGCTGGGGCTTTTTCTTAGGGCGGGGGCTTGGTGCTAAGGCTGATCTCCAATGCACAGACTTTTATATTAAAATGGTCCCAAGTGGTCAGTATGGTTCCCACTGAAAGTGTTAAGGGTTGTAACACTGCAAGGACATCTAAGCCTGTGCTTGTTGCGGTACATTTAAAACCCAATATAGCCACATGTTTTCTTCTGCTACCAACTGCCAGTCACTGATGAAAGGTCACACTTGCTATGTCAATGCCTCTTTCCAGGTCTGCTGATGTTCGCCATTACACACATCCTGTACTCTTCAGCCTTTGGCATGAAGCCTTTGGACCTCAAAGCCGGCTTATTGATGGGCCTTGTTTGCAGTTCCTGTTATGCCTTCCTGTACTCCTACCTCTCAGGCCCATTCACCTACCTGGTAGCTGTCTACATCGCCTTGATTGGCTTCATGGGTTGGCGAGCGGTCGCCGGCATGCAGCTGTGCAACGACCTCTGGACATGGACCAAGCTCTCGGCCTGCATCGGCGCGATGCTGTTCATGGTGTCGGATCTGACCATTGCACTTAACAAGTTCTGCTTTCCTGTGCCCTACTCGCGCTTCATCATCATGGCTACTTACTATGCAGCCCAAATGCTTATTGCACTGTCAGCTGTAGAGAGCAGAGATGAAGAGGACTTCAGAAAGAGGAGCTAGGTGGAGTGCCAATAGTCTGTGAACGACGTGGGTTATATCTCAGGTGCTGTAGCTGCATTCACCCCTGAGAGAGATCTCCATTTCTCTAGGCACATTGGTGATGTTGATTTTGCTTCTTTGAAGCATTacctttggggctttttttccaaTGGCTTTCTCTGAATACAGCTTACTTCAGTGTGGAGTCCACATCAGAAAGCTTAGACGGTCCCTGCAGTAGCTACTCATTCAACTTTTCCTCCTTGGAAGTGCTGTACTACTGCATTTTACTTGTTAGTCTTGAAACTGATGCTGAATGTCTGGGAAGAGGAGGGCTGATGGAAGGTTTGGCCGTGCACTGTGCTAGAAGACTTGCTTTCAATAGTAGACAGACAGGCACAGATCTCTGCTAAAGTTATAGGTAAAAATGAATTTAACTCATGTTTGTCTCTTTTTGTGCATTACAAACTCAGTACACAAACTGGAGCTATTGCCTCTGCTGAAAGGAAGCCTGGAGGTAGAGTAAAATCAGCATATCCAGATGAGGGCTGAGCTTTGGAGTCAACGACAGCATgtggggcagcccccagcagaaCCAGAAGAGCACAGAGGAAGAGGTACGCTGACATGCAGTGCTGTGTGCTTTGATCGCGGCTGATCAC contains:
- the TMEM86A gene encoding lysoplasmalogenase TMEM86A, whose amino-acid sequence is MVSPVTVVKSEGPKLVPFFKATCVYFVLWLPTSSPSWFSALIKCLPIFCLWVFLLAHGINFLVSHQSASRILAGLIFSAVGDAFLIWQEQGYFIHGLLMFAITHILYSSAFGMKPLDLKAGLLMGLVCSSCYAFLYSYLSGPFTYLVAVYIALIGFMGWRAVAGMQLCNDLWTWTKLSACIGAMLFMVSDLTIALNKFCFPVPYSRFIIMATYYAAQMLIALSAVESRDEEDFRKRS